The following coding sequences lie in one Tichowtungia aerotolerans genomic window:
- a CDS encoding restriction endonuclease subunit S gives MSKKQMWRSCLLGDVIKESTVRCGKGATSGVPVYGVDRQVGLTPNAKYLSSSLERYKRIAPGMFAYNPMRLNIGSIGFCSKRHLHGLVSPDYVVFSCDEKEILPEYLYLLTECASWKSWAESAGVGSVRVRIYYRELATQSVCLPPVEEQKAIVDILGALDDKIELNRKMNETQEAMAQALFKSWFVDFDPVIDNARAAGSPIPEELAEKAERRAKLRPALGEIFSNVRKKFPDSFQPSELGPIPRGWDVSTIGNQVTIKGGGTPRTKNPEFWDGGVHHWATPKDMSKLTNFILLDTDRKITDAGVQSISSKQLPEGTVLMSSRAPVGYLAISKIPISINQGFIAMVCDKALPNTYVLQWANSIMDEIKQRASGTTFAEISKKNFRPIPVLVPSGDVLAEYNKTASDLYDRITRNVEQNRTLSDLRDTLLPKLLSGELEIPEAEKMVEGVA, from the coding sequence ATGTCTAAGAAACAGATGTGGCGTAGTTGCTTGCTTGGCGACGTGATCAAGGAGTCCACAGTTCGGTGTGGCAAAGGGGCAACATCAGGAGTGCCTGTCTATGGGGTTGACCGGCAGGTTGGGTTAACACCCAATGCCAAATATTTATCGAGCAGCCTTGAGCGATACAAGCGGATTGCTCCGGGTATGTTTGCGTATAATCCAATGCGATTAAATATCGGCTCAATCGGATTTTGCTCTAAACGGCATTTGCACGGCCTCGTTAGTCCCGACTATGTGGTTTTCTCCTGTGATGAGAAGGAGATACTTCCAGAATATTTATACCTATTAACCGAATGTGCCTCTTGGAAGAGCTGGGCGGAATCAGCAGGGGTTGGTTCTGTTCGTGTCCGTATATATTATCGTGAGCTTGCGACACAGTCGGTATGTCTCCCGCCGGTTGAAGAGCAAAAAGCAATCGTGGATATTCTAGGGGCACTAGATGACAAGATTGAGCTGAACCGGAAAATGAATGAGACGCAGGAGGCGATGGCGCAGGCGCTTTTTAAATCGTGGTTTGTTGATTTTGATCCAGTTATCGACAACGCCCGTGCCGCCGGAAGTCCAATTCCTGAAGAGCTGGCCGAAAAGGCCGAGCGCCGTGCGAAACTGCGTCCAGCCCTTGGGGAAATTTTTTCCAATGTTCGGAAAAAATTCCCCGACAGTTTCCAACCCTCGGAACTCGGCCCGATTCCCAGAGGGTGGGATGTTTCGACGATTGGCAACCAAGTGACAATTAAGGGCGGAGGAACCCCGCGCACAAAGAATCCCGAGTTTTGGGATGGCGGGGTGCATCACTGGGCAACGCCGAAAGATATGTCAAAGCTCACAAATTTTATTCTGCTTGATACAGACCGAAAAATTACAGATGCAGGCGTTCAGTCAATTAGCTCCAAGCAGCTTCCCGAAGGGACAGTTTTAATGTCTTCTCGTGCTCCGGTCGGGTATTTGGCTATTTCAAAAATTCCGATTTCAATCAATCAGGGCTTTATTGCAATGGTTTGTGACAAGGCGCTGCCCAACACATATGTCTTGCAATGGGCCAACTCTATTATGGATGAGATTAAACAACGGGCCAGCGGCACAACGTTTGCCGAGATCAGCAAAAAGAATTTCCGGCCTATCCCCGTGCTTGTTCCATCGGGCGATGTGCTGGCCGAATACAATAAAACCGCAAGCGACTTGTACGACCGAATAACCCGAAACGTTGAACAAAATAGAACGCTTTCTGATTTGCGCGACACGTTGTTGCCGAAACTGCTTTCCGGAGAGTTGGAAATCCCAGAGGCTGAAAAGATGGTGGAGGGTGTGGCGTGA
- a CDS encoding AAA family ATPase, translating into MTPERCYFRVNKLVVLAHKGVALDLDFHEGVNIIRGDNGSGKSSIMDFLFFSLGGDFKKWKLEASLCDTVYVEVSINGTPAVLRRFVTKKSMQSMEIFWGSFADLENAPETDWNVFPFKRSEKKQSFSQVLFSAIGLPEVWGDHDSNITMHQLLRVLYIDQLSHVQSLIREEQFDSPLTRETIAELLLGLYDKDLYVDQLEHRKKQKELEQVRSQLKTFSEVFAAVDQAGESYEFLESQVENSKLQLIEVQETINAQEWVEEDSSSEIDSAELVAQKSTYIKKRQAFEDAQEQIKVLEFQLLDSSDFLAALSDRIAAIDDALLVKKVLAEDFLKICPACMQPVETSEGGDECFLCKQPVDKEKARSDLMRMRQELVFQQKESERLYADKKDELEKITASVKTIKEELGVAKSNLEASLNSVKTVRSAEKDALHERKGTLESQIESLLSRMKVFQVQRDLDKKNELLTGTISALEIRIKRARMRHASRSMEVYDVIAKYAKVLLEADLPREAEFQHVNNVQIDFRLNTFGVNQKNNFSASSVFYLKNSIHYALFFAAMELSYIRYPRLLLCDNMEDKGMEQARSHNFQKKIVDMASEFGEPHQIIFSTSMIHPDLEDSALCVGPHFTEANKALKNV; encoded by the coding sequence ATGACACCTGAGAGATGTTATTTCAGAGTTAATAAGCTTGTAGTGCTTGCTCATAAAGGGGTCGCACTGGATTTAGATTTCCATGAAGGAGTCAATATTATTCGCGGAGACAATGGTTCCGGAAAATCTTCTATTATGGATTTTCTATTCTTTTCTCTGGGCGGAGATTTTAAAAAATGGAAGCTGGAAGCGTCCCTTTGTGATACCGTGTATGTGGAGGTCTCTATTAATGGAACACCTGCGGTGCTGAGACGGTTCGTAACGAAAAAAAGCATGCAAAGCATGGAAATTTTTTGGGGGAGTTTTGCCGACCTAGAAAATGCTCCGGAAACAGATTGGAATGTATTTCCGTTTAAGCGATCTGAGAAAAAGCAAAGCTTTTCACAGGTTCTGTTTTCTGCAATTGGACTCCCTGAGGTATGGGGAGATCATGACAGTAACATTACCATGCATCAGTTGTTACGAGTGCTGTACATAGACCAGTTGTCGCATGTCCAGTCCCTTATTCGAGAAGAGCAATTCGACTCTCCCCTTACTCGCGAAACCATAGCAGAACTTTTGCTTGGTCTTTATGATAAGGATTTGTATGTAGACCAACTTGAGCATCGCAAAAAACAAAAAGAATTAGAGCAAGTACGCTCCCAGCTGAAAACATTTTCAGAGGTTTTTGCTGCGGTCGATCAGGCCGGTGAGAGTTATGAGTTTCTGGAAAGTCAGGTTGAAAACAGTAAACTACAACTTATTGAAGTCCAGGAGACAATAAACGCTCAAGAATGGGTGGAAGAGGATAGCTCATCCGAAATTGATAGTGCAGAACTAGTGGCGCAGAAGTCTACATATATTAAAAAACGGCAAGCGTTCGAAGATGCACAGGAGCAAATCAAAGTTTTGGAATTTCAACTGCTGGATTCATCTGACTTCTTGGCAGCATTGAGTGACCGTATTGCTGCCATAGATGATGCTTTGCTGGTCAAAAAAGTGCTGGCAGAAGATTTTCTGAAAATTTGCCCGGCATGTATGCAACCTGTTGAGACATCAGAGGGAGGCGACGAATGTTTCCTTTGCAAGCAACCCGTTGATAAAGAAAAAGCGAGATCAGACTTAATGCGTATGAGGCAAGAGTTGGTCTTTCAGCAGAAGGAGTCCGAGCGGTTATATGCTGATAAAAAAGACGAGTTAGAAAAGATTACGGCCTCAGTCAAAACCATAAAAGAGGAACTCGGTGTTGCGAAATCAAATTTGGAGGCATCGCTTAATTCGGTCAAAACAGTTAGGTCGGCTGAAAAAGATGCACTACATGAGCGGAAGGGAACCCTTGAGAGTCAAATAGAATCCCTGTTGTCACGGATGAAAGTTTTTCAGGTCCAACGCGACCTAGACAAAAAGAATGAACTTTTGACCGGCACCATTAGCGCCCTTGAGATCAGAATCAAGCGGGCACGGATGCGTCATGCAAGCAGGAGTATGGAGGTGTACGATGTTATCGCAAAGTACGCAAAGGTGCTTCTGGAAGCAGATCTTCCGCGAGAGGCTGAGTTCCAGCATGTAAATAATGTGCAAATTGATTTCCGATTGAATACGTTCGGGGTAAATCAGAAGAATAATTTTTCTGCCAGTTCTGTTTTCTATCTAAAAAACAGCATCCATTACGCATTGTTTTTTGCTGCTATGGAGTTGAGTTACATCCGCTACCCTCGATTGTTGCTTTGTGACAACATGGAGGACAAGGGAATGGAGCAGGCTCGAAGTCACAATTTCCAGAAGAAGATAGTTGATATGGCTTCAGAGTTTGGCGAGCCGCATCAAATTATCTTTTCTACTTCGATGATACATCCCGATCTTGAAGATTCCGCGCTGTGTGTTGGCCCTCATTTCACAGAAGCAAACAAGGCTCTGAAAAACGTATAA
- a CDS encoding ABC-three component system protein — protein MATQAKNQVGGDLAGRDIDKSVTNYYEAPSRTPEVMRRLIAQFKEEYKNNRQVTELIERLEHFSSNVDDDGVVIGLETKLVDGGYSAYIGYANSVKEAFAKKLMKYQFYESAQQIYAYVLADIFSKYHTKVYPLINAGSPPEDVLAAVSDSIVDPLIERLGENVLCLYADEINGALYFLTGNCHIKWV, from the coding sequence ATGGCTACTCAAGCAAAAAACCAAGTTGGTGGCGATCTGGCCGGGCGGGATATTGATAAGTCCGTGACAAATTACTATGAGGCTCCTAGCAGAACGCCTGAAGTGATGAGGCGTTTGATTGCGCAGTTTAAAGAGGAATATAAAAATAACCGACAGGTAACCGAGCTGATCGAACGGCTTGAACATTTTTCTTCTAATGTCGATGACGATGGTGTCGTGATTGGTCTGGAAACCAAATTGGTTGATGGTGGGTATTCCGCCTATATCGGCTATGCTAATTCTGTGAAGGAGGCATTCGCCAAGAAACTAATGAAGTACCAGTTTTATGAATCCGCCCAGCAAATTTATGCGTATGTGCTGGCGGATATATTCTCAAAATACCATACAAAGGTATACCCATTGATAAATGCAGGGAGCCCTCCTGAGGACGTTTTGGCAGCAGTTAGCGACTCGATTGTTGATCCGCTAATCGAACGGCTGGGAGAAAACGTCTTGTGTTTGTATGCAGATGAAATAAATGGGGCTCTGTATTTTTTAACCGGCAACTGCCATATCAAATGGGTTTGA
- a CDS encoding helix-turn-helix domain-containing protein — MIKKQLGQKICALRKEKGMTQEVLAEASSYSVEFISFVERGINAPSVEGCERLATALGVTLSELFDF; from the coding sequence GTGATTAAGAAACAGCTAGGCCAGAAGATTTGCGCTCTTCGCAAAGAGAAAGGGATGACTCAGGAGGTGTTGGCGGAAGCGTCCAGCTACTCGGTTGAGTTTATCAGCTTTGTGGAGCGCGGAATTAATGCCCCATCCGTCGAAGGATGCGAGCGGCTGGCCACGGCTTTAGGTGTTACACTAAGCGAGCTGTTTGATTTTTAG
- a CDS encoding ABC-three component system middle component 5: MLQLLEEAPENSYELDKMRILDFYMVFPSLINAMKMPQSARKYRKHFKSVTSYEDKGNPKSLFQRAEPYQMLAVKYLQALEVIDETQIQLGVICRTKKELPKELRDSISTRTQSMQDVVKFLVEELAGVQLSGDGGLKARTKLMEYQYDT, encoded by the coding sequence ATGCTTCAACTACTGGAAGAAGCACCTGAAAACTCTTATGAGTTAGATAAGATGAGGATACTTGATTTTTACATGGTGTTCCCGTCGCTAATTAACGCCATGAAAATGCCGCAGTCTGCGCGCAAGTATCGAAAGCATTTCAAGTCCGTGACATCGTACGAGGACAAAGGGAATCCCAAATCACTATTTCAACGAGCGGAGCCATACCAGATGCTCGCCGTAAAATATTTGCAGGCGCTGGAAGTTATTGACGAGACTCAAATACAGCTGGGGGTTATATGCCGGACAAAAAAAGAACTCCCAAAAGAACTGAGGGATTCGATCTCTACTCGAACGCAAAGCATGCAAGACGTGGTGAAATTTTTAGTTGAAGAATTGGCTGGAGTTCAACTGTCGGGAGATGGCGGGTTGAAAGCAAGAACGAAACTGATGGAGTACCAGTATGACACCTGA
- a CDS encoding ankyrin repeat domain-containing protein: MSHPIFNKTSEGGEGNDRAFLSISHHCNCGAIPRKTFERHVPIEYSFRMKRFASREDIKPFLNLVWSGHLFEVQDWIRDGKPVNPPLFTPKKPRVKGPLEYAMLSGFYCMVQVLLDAGANVVEPSINDPLAFRAIYHAVDDRRMDLIELLVKHGADVRDVQWETILHTWSPEIIRYCIEHGADLEDEFNPIAYGFQKKIRPVLGIYKTYEKQVPDLKRQINIALRYHTEKKNQKWASLLLWAGADPYDIGPEDYTEYTDYDRRAIGIALQDGWDWFFKQIKTLVPSEEYAANFLYAACRSDKAHMLTTLINAGFINAMNAEDSTKMLSERMIAASHSRHKGCFCVESLGLLFANGAKWTPTFEQIRDTRRSMLGGRAAGVQSVVSLLKKHKVATKEVIRELTRTPSINKLLHA, from the coding sequence GTGAGCCATCCTATTTTTAATAAAACCAGCGAAGGAGGGGAAGGAAATGATAGAGCCTTTTTAAGCATTTCTCATCATTGCAATTGCGGGGCAATCCCCCGCAAAACATTTGAGCGCCATGTTCCCATAGAGTATTCCTTCCGCATGAAACGATTTGCCAGCCGCGAGGACATCAAACCATTCCTAAACCTTGTCTGGTCTGGACACCTTTTTGAAGTACAGGACTGGATACGGGACGGGAAGCCGGTAAATCCGCCCTTATTCACTCCTAAAAAACCACGAGTAAAAGGGCCTCTTGAATATGCAATGCTCTCCGGGTTCTACTGCATGGTGCAGGTGTTATTAGACGCTGGAGCTAATGTAGTAGAGCCCAGCATCAACGACCCTCTGGCATTTCGTGCGATCTACCATGCCGTTGATGACAGGCGGATGGATCTAATCGAGTTGCTGGTAAAACACGGAGCGGATGTGCGCGATGTGCAGTGGGAAACGATCCTTCACACGTGGAGTCCTGAAATTATCCGGTACTGTATTGAGCACGGAGCCGATCTGGAAGATGAGTTCAATCCTATCGCTTATGGATTTCAGAAAAAAATCCGGCCTGTTCTTGGTATTTATAAAACCTATGAGAAGCAGGTTCCCGACCTGAAACGCCAAATCAATATTGCTCTTCGCTATCACACCGAAAAAAAGAACCAGAAATGGGCATCTCTATTGCTTTGGGCCGGAGCCGACCCTTACGACATTGGGCCAGAAGACTACACGGAATACACCGACTACGACCGCAGAGCTATTGGTATCGCCCTGCAAGACGGGTGGGACTGGTTTTTTAAGCAGATAAAGACCCTCGTGCCCTCAGAGGAATATGCGGCAAATTTTCTATACGCAGCATGCCGGTCCGACAAAGCGCACATGCTGACAACTCTCATTAACGCGGGATTTATTAACGCAATGAACGCAGAAGATTCCACCAAGATGTTGTCTGAAAGAATGATCGCCGCCTCACATTCCAGACATAAAGGCTGTTTTTGCGTCGAGTCGCTGGGGCTTCTGTTTGCAAACGGAGCAAAGTGGACGCCCACATTTGAGCAGATAAGAGATACTCGGCGGTCAATGCTGGGCGGAAGAGCAGCTGGGGTGCAATCAGTAGTTTCTCTGCTAAAAAAGCATAAAGTAGCAACGAAGGAGGTCATTCGCGAACTAACCCGAACTCCTTCCATCAATAAGTTGCTTCACGCATGA
- a CDS encoding class I SAM-dependent DNA methyltransferase: MAKKQTGANIGFEEKLWLAADKLRGSMDASEYKHIILGLIFLKYISDKFCEQRDWLIQETGDPDSEYHTRNERDQLVVLEDRDEYAAKNVFWVPSTARWEVIQKEAKRPTIGQTIDNAMDLIEKENKSLKGILPKNYAKPEVDKRRLGELIDLISTIDMMGHHEEQDLLGRIYEYFLGKFAAAEGKGGGEFYTPACVVRTLVEMLEPYKGRIYDPCCGSGGMFVQSEKFTEAHGGQKTDLSVYGQESNPTTWRLARMNMALRGIECNLGDQWADTFHNDKHPDLKADFILANPPFNISDWGGEKLKDDKRWTHGVPPAGNANFAWVQHMVHHLSPSGTAGFVLANGSMSSNTGGEGDIRKALVDADLVDCMVALPGQLFYSTPIPVCLWFLRRKKRQGCKGEVLFIDARKMGAPADRTHMELTKDEISVLAQTYHSWTGRDESTAYSDVTGFCAVVPTENIRKNDYVLTPGRYVGSEAQEEEYVIFENKMNGLCAELSQLMEKSKECDQRVCRALKRCGFDV, encoded by the coding sequence ATGGCGAAAAAGCAGACGGGGGCGAATATCGGCTTTGAAGAAAAGCTGTGGCTGGCGGCGGATAAACTGCGCGGCAGTATGGATGCCTCTGAGTACAAGCACATCATTCTCGGCCTGATCTTCTTAAAGTACATTTCTGACAAGTTTTGTGAGCAGCGCGATTGGCTGATTCAGGAAACCGGCGATCCCGATAGTGAATACCACACCCGGAATGAAAGAGACCAACTGGTCGTACTGGAAGACCGAGACGAATACGCGGCCAAAAATGTTTTCTGGGTGCCGTCAACTGCGCGCTGGGAAGTGATCCAGAAGGAAGCCAAGCGCCCCACCATTGGTCAGACCATCGATAACGCGATGGACCTGATCGAAAAGGAAAATAAATCTCTCAAAGGCATTTTGCCGAAAAATTATGCCAAGCCCGAAGTGGACAAGCGTCGCCTTGGCGAACTGATTGATTTGATCAGTACCATTGACATGATGGGGCATCACGAAGAGCAGGATTTGCTGGGGCGCATTTACGAATATTTTCTGGGCAAGTTTGCGGCGGCAGAAGGCAAGGGCGGTGGCGAATTCTATACTCCTGCCTGCGTGGTGCGCACACTGGTTGAAATGCTCGAACCGTATAAAGGCCGCATCTATGACCCCTGCTGCGGATCGGGCGGGATGTTTGTGCAATCCGAAAAATTTACCGAAGCTCACGGCGGGCAGAAAACCGACCTGTCAGTCTATGGACAGGAGTCCAACCCAACGACATGGCGACTGGCTCGCATGAACATGGCTTTGCGCGGAATCGAGTGCAATCTGGGCGACCAGTGGGCTGATACGTTTCATAACGACAAGCACCCCGACCTGAAGGCCGACTTCATTCTCGCCAACCCGCCCTTCAATATTTCCGACTGGGGCGGCGAAAAGCTCAAAGATGACAAACGGTGGACGCATGGAGTTCCGCCTGCGGGAAATGCCAACTTCGCATGGGTGCAGCACATGGTGCATCACCTGTCTCCCAGCGGAACGGCAGGCTTTGTTTTGGCCAACGGATCAATGAGTTCCAACACCGGCGGCGAAGGCGACATTCGCAAAGCACTGGTCGATGCTGATCTGGTCGATTGCATGGTTGCTTTGCCCGGTCAGTTGTTTTACTCAACACCGATTCCGGTTTGTCTTTGGTTTTTACGTCGCAAAAAGCGGCAAGGGTGCAAAGGTGAGGTTCTATTTATAGATGCTCGCAAGATGGGCGCTCCGGCGGACCGCACGCACATGGAGCTAACCAAAGATGAAATCAGTGTGCTTGCTCAGACATATCACTCATGGACAGGGCGCGACGAGTCTACAGCCTATTCGGATGTCACAGGGTTTTGTGCGGTTGTACCCACAGAAAACATTAGAAAGAACGATTATGTTTTAACACCGGGGCGTTATGTTGGTTCTGAGGCGCAAGAAGAGGAGTATGTTATTTTTGAAAACAAGATGAATGGCCTTTGCGCGGAACTTTCTCAGCTTATGGAGAAGTCCAAGGAGTGTGATCAGAGGGTTTGTCGCGCGTTAAAAAGGTGTGGTTTTGATGTCTAA